One window of the Xiphias gladius isolate SHS-SW01 ecotype Sanya breed wild chromosome 11, ASM1685928v1, whole genome shotgun sequence genome contains the following:
- the cdc42ep3 gene encoding cdc42 effector protein 3 isoform X1 → MPAKAPIYLKPTNNKKGKKCRLRDILSPDMISPPLGDFRHTIHIGRGGERDAFGDMSFLQGKYELLPGKGDVHPQYGIQSEFLRANSTGDASFVETPSPVLKNAISLPTIGGCQALTLPLISSTVFSIPPEPLEDLMGPTASIKPDSAEEVEILQMDALLRSLDVFRSEPSSTSADIQSKPDVLLDLLENTDKSTSKAVSKANKINKSESRFDKQSSYCINGHSNSIYKANGSLNSDTSSDSFDSFSGKGNFQSKICNGITSLNGNDNCSGYGHFNNDIMLGFKQELSKCNGEWVDRDSGVEEGRICDFEFEFSKEKSTSQDSLTQIELDLGPSILDDVLNIMDKPAAKSRP, encoded by the coding sequence ATGCCAGCGAAAGCACCCATATACCTGAAACCAACCAATAAtaagaaggggaaaaaatgtcgCCTCAGGGATATTTTGTCCCCAGACATGATCAGTCCACCGCTCGGGGACTTTCGTCATACAATCCACATTGGCAGGGGCGGGGAGAGAGATGCCTTTGGAGACATGTCTTTCCTCCAGGGGAAGTATGAGCTCCTACCAGGGAAGGGAGATGTTCACCCTCAGTATGGCATCCAAAGTGAGTTTCTGCGAGCAAACAGTACAGGGGATGCTTCCTTTGTCGAGACTCCCTCTCCGGTACTCAAGAATGCCATCTCCCTACCAACTATCGGTGGCTGCCAGGCCCTCACCCTTCCCCTGATCTCCTCCACTGTGTTCTCCATTCCCCCAGAGCCATTGGAGGACCTCATGGGGCCTACAGCTTCCATAAAACCTGACAGCGCTGAGGAGGTAGAGATCCTGCAGATGGATGCTCTGTTGCGCTCTCTGGATGTCTTCAGGAGCGAGCCTTCATCTACCTCCGCAGATATCCAGTCGAAGCCTGACGTCCTTTTGGATCTGCTGGAAAACACAGATAAGTCCACCTCTAAGGCAGTTTCCAAAgctaacaaaataaacaagagtGAAAGCAGATTTGACAAGCAATCATCATATTGTATCAATGGCCACAGCAACAGCATCTACAAAGCTAATGGAAGCCTGAACAGCGACACAAGCAGTGACAGCTTTGACAGCTTTAGCGGTAAAGGGAACTTCCAGAGCAAGATCTGCAATGGTATTACGAGTCTCAATGGCAATGACAACTGCAGTGGTTATGGACACTTTAACAATGACATTATGCTGGGCTTCAAGCAGGAGCTCTCAAAGTGCAATGGAGAGTGGGTGGATAGGGACAGTGGGGTGGAGGAGGGCCGCATCTGTgattttgagtttgagttttccAAGGAGAAGAGCACATCTCAGGATTCCCTCACCCAGATCGAACTTGATCTGGGCCCATCCATCCTGGACGATGTGCTCAACATAATGGATAAACCCGCAGCAAAGAGCAGGCCTTGA
- the cdc42ep3 gene encoding cdc42 effector protein 3 isoform X2: MPAKAPIYLKPTNNKKGKKCRLRDILSPDMISPPLGDFRHTIHIGRGGERDAFGDMSFLQGKYELLPGKGDVHPQYGIQKPLEDLMGPTASIKPDSAEEVEILQMDALLRSLDVFRSEPSSTSADIQSKPDVLLDLLENTDKSTSKAVSKANKINKSESRFDKQSSYCINGHSNSIYKANGSLNSDTSSDSFDSFSGKGNFQSKICNGITSLNGNDNCSGYGHFNNDIMLGFKQELSKCNGEWVDRDSGVEEGRICDFEFEFSKEKSTSQDSLTQIELDLGPSILDDVLNIMDKPAAKSRP; this comes from the exons ATGCCAGCGAAAGCACCCATATACCTGAAACCAACCAATAAtaagaaggggaaaaaatgtcgCCTCAGGGATATTTTGTCCCCAGACATGATCAGTCCACCGCTCGGGGACTTTCGTCATACAATCCACATTGGCAGGGGCGGGGAGAGAGATGCCTTTGGAGACATGTCTTTCCTCCAGGGGAAGTATGAGCTCCTACCAGGGAAGGGAGATGTTCACCCTCAGTATGGCATCCAAA AGCCATTGGAGGACCTCATGGGGCCTACAGCTTCCATAAAACCTGACAGCGCTGAGGAGGTAGAGATCCTGCAGATGGATGCTCTGTTGCGCTCTCTGGATGTCTTCAGGAGCGAGCCTTCATCTACCTCCGCAGATATCCAGTCGAAGCCTGACGTCCTTTTGGATCTGCTGGAAAACACAGATAAGTCCACCTCTAAGGCAGTTTCCAAAgctaacaaaataaacaagagtGAAAGCAGATTTGACAAGCAATCATCATATTGTATCAATGGCCACAGCAACAGCATCTACAAAGCTAATGGAAGCCTGAACAGCGACACAAGCAGTGACAGCTTTGACAGCTTTAGCGGTAAAGGGAACTTCCAGAGCAAGATCTGCAATGGTATTACGAGTCTCAATGGCAATGACAACTGCAGTGGTTATGGACACTTTAACAATGACATTATGCTGGGCTTCAAGCAGGAGCTCTCAAAGTGCAATGGAGAGTGGGTGGATAGGGACAGTGGGGTGGAGGAGGGCCGCATCTGTgattttgagtttgagttttccAAGGAGAAGAGCACATCTCAGGATTCCCTCACCCAGATCGAACTTGATCTGGGCCCATCCATCCTGGACGATGTGCTCAACATAATGGATAAACCCGCAGCAAAGAGCAGGCCTTGA